A genome region from Sphingobacteriaceae bacterium GW460-11-11-14-LB5 includes the following:
- a CDS encoding UDP-3-O-[3-hydroxymyristoyl] N-acetylglucosamine deacetylase (catalyzes the zinc dependent deacetylation of UDP-(3-O-acyl)-N-acetylglucosamine to UDP-3-O-(3-hydroxytetradecanoyl)-glucosamine in the second step of lipid A biosynthesis and catalyzes the dehydration of beta-hydroxyacyl-ACP to trans-2-acyl-ACP in fatty acid biosynthesis) — protein MNVRQKTIKQEISASGVGLHTGANVTLTFCPAPENHGFKFQRIDLDGHPIIEADADNVTDTSRGTTLTQNGASVSTVEHVMASLIGMDLDNVLIKLDGPETPIMDGSSIQFVDLLEEVGTVEQNADREYFTIPHNITYTEEDRKVEIVAMPLDDYRFTCMIDYNSPVLGSQHAGINTIAEFKKEIASCRTFCFLHELEYQLSHNLIKGGDLNNAIVIVDKEVTKDELSHLAKLFNRKDIDVAPQGILNNMELRYQNEPARHKLLDMIGDLALVGMHLKGHIMAARPGHAANVAFAKKIKAAIKKEKNKKIQKVYDPSAKPLYDVVQIMDILPHRQPFLFVDKILELSKNHVVGVKNVTMNEEFFKGHFPGAPVFPGVIQIEAMAQVGGILVLSTVPDPRNYLTYFLKIDNVRFRAQVLPGDTIVFRCDLLEPIRRGIAQMKGVGMVGEKIVVEAEMMAQISKVKQAEPAQ, from the coding sequence TTTGCCCGGCCCCCGAAAATCATGGCTTTAAATTTCAGCGTATTGATTTAGATGGCCACCCGATTATCGAAGCCGATGCAGATAACGTTACAGATACCTCAAGAGGTACTACGCTAACCCAAAATGGAGCCAGCGTAAGTACTGTAGAACACGTAATGGCATCTTTGATTGGTATGGACCTTGATAACGTGCTCATTAAATTAGACGGACCAGAAACACCCATTATGGATGGCAGCTCTATCCAGTTTGTTGATTTGCTGGAAGAAGTAGGTACAGTTGAGCAAAATGCAGATCGCGAGTATTTCACCATTCCACATAACATTACCTATACCGAAGAAGATAGAAAAGTAGAAATTGTAGCCATGCCGTTAGACGATTATCGTTTTACGTGTATGATTGATTATAATTCTCCTGTTTTGGGCAGCCAGCATGCCGGCATTAATACCATTGCAGAGTTTAAGAAAGAAATTGCTTCTTGCCGTACTTTCTGTTTCTTACACGAACTGGAATACCAATTATCTCACAATTTAATTAAGGGTGGCGATTTAAATAACGCCATTGTAATTGTAGATAAAGAAGTTACGAAGGATGAATTAAGCCACCTGGCTAAATTATTTAACCGTAAAGATATCGATGTTGCCCCTCAGGGGATTTTAAATAACATGGAACTGCGTTATCAAAACGAACCTGCCCGTCATAAATTATTGGATATGATTGGCGATTTGGCTTTGGTTGGGATGCATTTAAAAGGCCATATTATGGCGGCCCGTCCAGGTCACGCAGCAAACGTTGCTTTTGCAAAAAAGATTAAAGCAGCCATTAAAAAAGAGAAAAACAAAAAAATACAAAAGGTTTACGATCCCAGTGCAAAACCATTATATGACGTAGTTCAGATTATGGATATTTTGCCTCACCGCCAACCATTTTTATTTGTTGATAAAATATTAGAACTTTCAAAAAACCACGTGGTGGGCGTCAAAAACGTAACCATGAATGAGGAGTTTTTTAAAGGTCACTTTCCTGGTGCACCGGTTTTTCCTGGTGTAATTCAAATTGAGGCTATGGCTCAAGTTGGTGGTATTTTAGTGTTAAGCACCGTTCCAGATCCTAGAAATTATTTAACCTATTTCTTAAAAATAGATAACGTACGCTTTAGAGCTCAGGTTTTGCCTGGCGATACTATTGTTTTCCGCTGCGATTTACTGGAACCCATCAGAAGGGGCATTGCCCAGATGAAAGGTGTGGGTATGGTTGGCGAAAAAATCGTTGTCGAAGCCGAAATGATGGCTCAAATCTCAAAAGTTAAACAAGCAGAACCCGCTCAATAA